Within the Musa acuminata AAA Group cultivar baxijiao chromosome BXJ2-9, Cavendish_Baxijiao_AAA, whole genome shotgun sequence genome, the region GATATTGTGATATTTTGGATGGATGAAAACGTTGAAGTGAaggaacataaaaaaaaaaaaaaaatcatcatcttCCTCGTCTCCTCTTCAACCCCAATCCTATGATTAATTTTGGTGACTCGGAAGAAACAGTTCAAGTTTCGATTGGTAACATGGAAGTATCATCATTTAGACGATAAAGAAAGAAAACTAAATTTTTTAGTTTATGAAGACGAGATCGTGTTTGTTCAACCTGATTCCCGATGAGATTTAGCCGAGAATATAGCTAAGCATATATCctcagaagaagaagacatgagTTTGCTACCAAACATGAGTGAGTCACTTTGGACACACTTGCGGGCATGCAAGCAATGTTGTTTATCTAAAAATCTGGCTTCCATAGAAAAATCATTAATCTCGTGCAACTCCACATCAGATATGACAGGCGATACTAGTGTATGCAATGCAACGATGTCATGCTGTTTATCCAAAATTCTAGCCAGTAATGCGTTGCTCTTTCATAGATACATCATTAGTGGTGTGCAACTCCACATCAGATACGAAAGGCAATACTACTGCTAGCTCGAAGATGCAGGCAGtctctccttccttccttctaAAGGAGACTTGTTTATTCATAACATAAATCACACATGACGTACTTGGAGTAATTACAATCATTTATTatgcaagcatatatatatatatatatatacatactcgaCTCGACCATACGTGAGTATTTTGTTGGCCTGTATGCATCTTAAGAAGCGGTACCACACCCTAAGCTTCTTGAGCGATGTCCACCCACTGCTGCTTCTGAAGCCAGTCCACGGTGGTCTTGTCAAGTTGGACGGCCTGGGCAAGAATGTAATCGGGGATGGACGGGTGCGATCCGAACAGTGCGTTGGCTACGGTGACGAGGCCAGGGCTCTGGCTGCCAAAAGAAGCGAACGCCACCGCGTCGGTGTCCCCGACATTGAACTGGAAGTGGATGAGGCCCTGTGGGAACACGAACGCGTCGCCCTTCTTCAGCTTCTTAGCGAAGAGAAGGTTGCCCTGTTCGTTGTTGGACGTGACGAAGCCTGCGTAGAGCGTCCCTTCCGCCACATGCAGTATCTCCGACGAGTGTGGGTGCGAGTGAGGAGGGTTGAGACCGAAGGGCGCGTAGTCGATGCGAGACATGGCGACGCCAAGGGTGTTGAGGCCCGGGAGTCGGGCCGCGTTGACGAGAGTGATGTTTGCGCCGAGCCGGTTGGCGGTGCTTGCGGTCTGGTCTAAGCCGGTGAAGTAGAAGTCATCCGCCGTGGCATCCTTAGGATTCTTGCAGGCGAATCCGTTCACAAACACTGCAGCATGCATGACGAACAAGCTTTAGCAACTTGAGCAAGTACATACACAAAGACCTAGCGAGCTACGAGGACAACCACGCCGACCATTGGAGTCGTAGTCGGCAACGCAAAAGTCTTGGAGAGGACTCGGATCAGATGCCCATGCAAGCGAGGAAACCAGGGCAAGAAGAGCAGTAATGAGGATGATCCTAGCAGCCATCTATCTGCCCACAACTGTCGTAAAAGATTAATGAAGGAGTAAGATGAGTTTGAGAATGGCTAGCTAGAGGAGCGGGGATGCATATATATAGAAGGCTACCACCACGAACACTTGGGTTTGGTTAACCAGTTGACGGTGTATGTATTCCCCACGTTATGATATGATGCCGACTAGTTTTGTTGATAAAGACTGATGGCAAGCTGGCAAGATTGAATCAGCTTTCACCACTAAATAATGCTAAAAAGGAAACCATCAAAAATCATTTTCGAAGCATCCACGAGAAGGGAGTATGCATGGATGGGATCCTGCCATCGTAAGTTGGTTTGTGAATTTGGCGTTTTTTCTTATCAGGACAAGAAGCTGCGAGCAATCTGTGTTGCTTATCCTCTGCACCAGACTCTATCTACTTCACCAGCTTGGTAGCCTTATTAAGCTCTGACTCCCTTGTTTGCTCGACTTTCTTCGTTCCACGTCGCATGCTTCTGCGTGGAAGTGCATGCATTCTTCACGTTAAGATCCTCTCTCTTTCTTCGATCACCTCTCATCCTCCACGAGGAGACAAGCCcagaatataaatttatatatatatatttacatcagaAACATGGAACTCGTGGTATGAAGCCAATTCGCTGTGTTTCTTGTTGGTCACTTGGTTGCCGTGCCACACAAGTCAATTCAACAAGTGCATGGGATGATCTTATCTCTCACGATCTACTCTCTCTTTGCACTGTAATAAAAGAAAGAGCAAGGAAGATAGATGGAAGTCGTGATGGGGTTTAACACAATGGCGTCAAGAAATGAGATGTACATAAATAATTCTATGAGTTATTTACGTGTGAATTAGTAACTGATAGAAACAGACAATGCTAGTTTTATAAAGCTTAAGGTTAGGTTAGTAATGTCGTTTGTCTTTGTGATGTTAGTATGTGGTGGTGTCTTGAAAACATATGAAATCCATTGTCAAAATGGTGTGCGGTTGATCATTTCCGTGTCAAAGAAGATCGATGGTAGTCAAAGAACCAACCTATTTTTTGAGCCAACCCAATGCTTCTATGCTACCAAACTTTAGTATGCAATCGTGGCATCATAATCGAGGGTATGAGGAAGAAGATGAGACCAATTTGTCTTGCTTTATTTTCTGCGCTGAACTCCACTGCGGCAGCCGAATGGAATgcctttgactccttgtttacttGTTGAGAAAGGAACTTGAATTCTGAAACTTCTTCGACGTGCTTCTGCATGGAAATTTTCGTTGCTTCTTTCATTAAAGAGACAAAACAAGAAAGCTTAAATGATCTGACATCTTATTCTAATTTGagccctttctttctttctgctcAAACGTATTCTAATTTGATGCGTCCGAGTGATAGGATTTATTTTAATAGGTATAATTAGATAAAATGAAAAATAAGAATTCTAATCAAGCTTGTTATTTTCTATTGGAACAATAAATAAGGGCATGCTTTGGGTTTTCTTATAGTGCTTTGAAGCCAGAAGCACTATAAGAAAAATCTAATTGTTTGTTTTAGGTTTACTTACTATTAAGTCAACACTTAGTTAAAATAGTTTGAGCTtatagtttttcttgtttagtagtctcATATGTTTTTATGGCTTATGAATATTTTTCTAAGATATTTATAATTATCTCTTTTATAGTAAGAATTTTGCTCCTTCGTCTTCtgtggatataggtcaattgatcgaaccacgtaaatctgattTTCTTAACGATCGTTATGCAATATTCAAGCTCTCGCAGCTCAGTTCTTTATCTGATTGTTTGATAAACGTTATACACTTTCAACGCCGATCTCAtcctaataaacaaaaagaactcTCCGTATTAGATCTTGGTTAAACAGTTGCACAAGGCATACAAGTCAACGATTGAGTTGACGTGCATGAACAACGTGTGTTGAGGCTGACACCGAGTTCAACTTCGACGACATGAATCCCGAGTTCTAAGTATATTAGCTGTGGGAGTCGCACGTACGTCATCAGATAAGCACCGAGAAAAAGCTTCAGAAAAAAAAGTCTATACAGAATAAAACACAAACAAAACTGTTGATTAATAGTGTCGGAGTTCCTTATCGACATCAGTCCAACGTCAGACTATAAatctttaaatatcaaaattgcTGATGAATAATGTTGGAGTACCATATCGACGTCAATCCAATATCAAGTTGAAGGTTTCAGCAATCAGTAACACGTATGACTGGATGTTGATGTTAATACTCGATGGTTTGACCAAACTATCATGATGATAGAGTAATCATCCTCTAACTACAAaaaaattcatctttttttttttggacccATTAGtccaaaaatattttagataatttatcaaaaaatatttaaatccttttatttaaatatttttacccAGAGATGCTCCTTTTATTTAAATCCTCAATAACGTACTTCACTAAATCATTAATAGGTTTGGCTCAATCGGAATGACTtgattagggttaaattgatttGGGTCGGATCTCTTCCGTAAACCGATGAACCATctccacctcttcctcttctcactCTATAATCTCTCAATCGACCCAAAGGCTTCCTCCTCCTCTAACGCCATCTCCTACTCTACCTCTACCCCTTCCTCCTCTTACTTTATCTCCACCACCGTCTTGTTCTCTCACTTtgtcttaaaaaaaatatatatattaattttaaattagtttCATTTTGAGTGTTACTAGGTcaaatattagtttttttttctttatgaaaacgaaaaaaaaagggTGAGAAATACGTATTCACTTGTAGTTGGTAGGTTGGACTGAATCTTTACCACAATTTTGTCTGTCTGATGTTGGAGTCCGGTTACTCCCTACTAATTAAGTTCTCGGCCGTCATCCGGATGGCCGTCGACAACGATACTTTCACTAAGGGTACTCTAATTATTAGGTGACGAGAGCCAGGATGTACAGACCGAGGCTTTCAGAATTCTCAGGCGACTGCTGACCACCCTTTTGATTTTGCCGCATGGCCCAGTTGCCAAGAAATTTCTCTTGGCCAAGCAGGTGTTGGTCCAATCCATACGTAGACTTGGACAATTTGggtcataagcccaaatcaactaattaGAGATTAGAGAGAACAAAATTAGCGTGAGATTAGTATGAGCGTACGGGaggaatagagagagaaagtaaaatttctgagtttttctgcttgacgatcggtggccaaacattatcagtttcggcccaaattttatgtagagaatccttgcagcaaactctacaatcctaacggtgttgatctacagtttaccctctctaaggtactttcttaCGATATTCACTCTGTGAGacttagaattctcttttgaggaaatCCTGATCAagatatactattcttgagccaagatctatgatcttgatgttattcttattcttgagccaagatctatgatcttgatgttattctgattctctagttattctagagaagacctatgtaaacctgttatcattattattgatagtggaagtttgaggtggactggggtcccgtggtttttcccacattgggttttccacgttaaaaagatttggtctcactgtgtgattgatttattgctctattgtttatgctgtgctgattgatttatgctgattgatttagcattttgatatcaagttggtattttgatgaggaacctattttgatacacaaagagggaaaagaattattccgcattaacaggtttcttcccaacaagtggtatcaaagccaggttgtttggtgctagttttcttgtgtgattgaaatggagtcagatggtatgattaaattgaactcatcaaattattccacttggaggcgtctgatggaaaatttgctctattgcaaatatTTATATAAgcttatcaaggttaaagataaaccttctactatggacgatgaagaatgggaagttcaacatagaaaagctattgcctatattagaagatggatggatataaacttgcatgagcatatttcagatgaaatcagagctgatgttgtttgacaaaggttagaaaatctctttacgaaaaagacagtgggaaatagaatttctctcctcagaaggcttgtaaatttgaagtataaagatggtggtaacattgttgagcacataagcctatttcagagtcttgcaaacaagttggttgctatgaaaatgaatatagatgatgagatgcagggattattacttctcagctctttaccagaaagttgggaaaagtatgtggtgactatttgtaactccacgccagaggagactctaaccatagatatggttaaagacagtttgctaaatgaagatgcaagaaggaaagaacagggtgaatcttcttctggtgcatttgttactgaaaaacaagaaagacgtggaagaagttatagcagaaatccatatggttatagaggaagatccaagtctagaagagatatcaaatgttttcagaaTGAAATGAAGGTAATAGGTTTTAGAAgcaagaacagaatgaaatggagaaaaatgaaaaagagaccaatacagttgctgctgaaggtaatatcactattgtttgtgatgaaggttgtgtcagtcttgtagttcaggacagtaactgggtaattgactctggtgcttcatttcatgttacttctcatggtgatttctttagatcttacactgttggtgattttggtaatgttagaatggaaaacaatggtatatctaagattgtgggtattggagatatttgcttggagaccagtattgggagcaaattaatactcaaagatgtaaggcatgttccagatattcgtcttaacttgatatctataggtagacttgatgatgagggctttgcacattattttggtgaaagtaaatggaaactcactaaaggttctctaattgtggcaaaaggaaagaagattaactctttttatgtcatggaagctaagctaaacaaaggagagattaatgcaattcgaaaaggtgaaagtatagatctttggcataagaggcttagacatatcagcgagaagggacttcaaactcttgctagaaagcagttcttaccagagttgcaaggtacatctcttaaatcttgtgattattgcttagctggaaaaacacatagagttgcattttagacatatccatcatctagaagatctgatgttattgatataattcatactgatgtttgtattaTGCAAATTAGAACTCttagaggtgctctttattttgttacttttattgatgaccattctagaaaagtgtcggcttttgctttgaaatctaaagaccaggtactcgatgctttcaaggagtttcatgtcaatgttgaaagagaaactggcataaagctaaagtgtgttcgatcagataatggtggccagtataggggtccttttgagaattattgcaggtttcatggtatcaggcttgagaaaacagttcctaaaactcctcagcagaacggtgtggcagaaaggatgaatagaaccattgaagaaaggattaggtgtatgctttcccacgccaagttaccaaagtcattttggggggaggctatgagaactacagttgacctgataaatctttctccatcagttcctctgcaaggtgatgttccagagagagtatggagaggaaaatatatatcttata harbors:
- the LOC135581204 gene encoding putative germin-like protein 2-1 isoform X3, giving the protein MAARIILITALLALVSSLAWASDPSPLQDFCVADYDSNVFVNGFACKNPKDATADDFYFTGLDQTASTANRLGANITLVNAARLPGLNTLGVAMSRIDYAPFGLNPPHSHPHSSEILHVAEGTLYAGFVTSNNEQGNLLFAKKLKKGDAFVFPQGLIHFQFNVGDTDAVAFASFGSQSPGLVTVANALFGSHPSIPDYILAQAVQLDKTTVDWLQKQQWVDIAQEA
- the LOC135581204 gene encoding putative germin-like protein 2-1 isoform X1; protein product: MAARIILITALLALVSSLAWASDPSPLQDFCVADYDSNGRRVFVNGFACKNPKDATADDFYFTGLDQTASTANRLGANITLVNAARLPGLNTLGVAMSRIDYAPFGLNPPHSHPHSSEILHVAEGTLYAGFVTSNNEQGNLLFAKKLKKGDAFVFPQGLIHFQFNVGDTDAVAFASFGSQSPGLVTVANALFGSHPSIPDYILAQAVQLDKTTVDWLQKQQWVDIAQEA
- the LOC135581204 gene encoding putative germin-like protein 2-1 isoform X2, producing MAARIILITALLALVSSLAWASDPSPLQDFCVADYDSNGRLFVNGFACKNPKDATADDFYFTGLDQTASTANRLGANITLVNAARLPGLNTLGVAMSRIDYAPFGLNPPHSHPHSSEILHVAEGTLYAGFVTSNNEQGNLLFAKKLKKGDAFVFPQGLIHFQFNVGDTDAVAFASFGSQSPGLVTVANALFGSHPSIPDYILAQAVQLDKTTVDWLQKQQWVDIAQEA